The DNA sequence gccacggagcaatagcccattcggctttgcctcatgggctattgacccgtagccctttcgcgctacgggtctaattgttaattatttacttcgtacactgtctcagcaaaccaatgcacattgatagtataacacttgcaacgtcaattacaaaataaaaaaccgactatctctgtatcttgaaaccagtaaatgtttaacctttcagagtcatcctactaagttattaaactggctgagttgccttagaggcaaacgtagacttcattggcaggtcgttttttgaaaacttcccaaacagttgcttgataatattttatttttaacattttatacaggtctgcttttactttctaggaaaaaaactgggggggcacgggcccccccggcccctccccttgctacggcactgcatacatacatacatacatacatacatacatacatacatacatacatacatacatacatacatatattaCTCTCCGCTAAATATGTCAGATCATTTTGATTTAGATTCCAAAACAAGGGCCCAAAGTATGACCCTAGGCTTGCATTTGAGGGCATCCTCTTCCCACTCAGTAATTTCCACGCGCTAGTTATGTTTCCCAGCTTTACTCTACTGTAGCGATTCGTGAAATGTCATGATTTTGAGACTCTTCTCATCAAAGTTGTAGGCTTTAGGTTTTGCCAACGGAGGTGGGTGCTTGGATACAGTCAAATGCTTTACTTATGTCTGTGGAGAGTAGACCAACACACTCCTTTATCCATTACCTTTCTCTAACTATCTATTAACAATATAAGTGCAGTTTCACAGCTATGCCTCTTTCaataaccctttcccgtccaaggggttccccattgacgagtaaaatcgtctggcgttagacagagaaaaatctataagtgccctgagcgctcattcggcagttaaggggatAAGCTGTGCGATGATCACTCAGGCGAACCCAAAAGCTATCAGTGATTTGCTTGGATAGAAGTTGCCCAAAGACTTTGTTAAcaaacacttttaacagtCACGAGATTTTAGatctctttttctaatggatCATCTTTTTTGTACAAGGGAGTCCATTGCCAGTCGTCTGGCCAGCAACCCTGTATGATATAGTTGTTGTACAGAGTAACTTATAGTAGGGCCATTTGTTTCGACCTGTGCTTTTGGTGGTAAAAACTCTTATCCTGTTTCTTTATATGGACTTAACCCTTTAATGCTTCAGTATAATATTCCCCGAGTACTAAAAAAGTCTTTTATCCCTTTGCAATTATGCTGGAAAGGAAGATGGTTCCCTTGTTTTGAGGTATAAAAACTCGGCTGTCCTCTAGTAATTCTCTTTACGGCTGCGCAAGCCCAAAAATTAAGGTGAGATCAAGTTTCAATTCGCGCACTCTCCATCCACGCATCAACATATTTTCTCTGTACAAAGAGGCAGCCGGAGTGAAGTATTCGAAAGCTATATTGTTCTTCTTGTATAATAGAGTTCGTTTTTCAGTTTACCGACTGTTTTGACACGACTTACGATACCTTGGACATAACACAATTCGCAATGAAATCACTAATGATGGATCATGACAGCCTCGTAAAGTGAACGTTTGAGTGAGGTGTCCGTTTAAAGAAATTGTTGAAGAAAAAGGCAGCGTCACCGTTGCATCTTTTTGGAAAAGTAGCGTCCTGTGCTGAATCGAAACTTAATCAAGACATCGATCGCGCAAAGGGGCTGAAAGATCATGAGAAGACTGCATTACCCAAGATACTTTATCTGTCTCTTTCTCGTTATTTGTGATAGTCCTGTGGAAGACTGTGGTGGAGAGAACGATTCATCGAGACCAATCAGCTGGCTTAGATATAAATACTGACTGAGAGAGTCGAGAGTTCCTTGCAGTGGGAGGGGGACTGCGAGGCGGGAACCCGGAAGAATAGGGGGCGGGAGAAGTACGGGAGACGGGAGAGAAAAAGGCAGGAAGCGGAAGTTCAAAGATGGCGGGATGCGGGAGTGAAATGCAAAACGCTACTCGTTGCCATTTAGTATGCATTAGAATACCTAAAGAACAAGAACGCGAGATGATATTTGATTTGCATCAACGTCTTCTCAGtaatcaagcaaacaaaaattcgCACCTGGTCTGAAACAATGGACGTCTCTAGCTTGTACACAAATATACCTCAAGAAGAGGGAACGGAAATAGTATGCAAGGCATACGATTCGTTTCATAACTATAACCCAGCGATCCCAACACGTTTCCTTAGAGAAGTGCTTGGTCTCATCCTGAACGAAAATTCGTTCAAGTTCAATGGGGAGAACTATCTCCAAACACATGGAACTGCCATAGGAACTAAAATGGCGTTGtcatttgccaatattttcatggctgaAATTGAAACAACGCTCATACAACAGAGCGAAACCAAGCCGAAAGAATGGAGACGATATATTGACGATATCTTCTCCCTCTGGGACAGTGATAAAAGAGACGTGGATAAATTTATTGAGCAAGCTAACAAATACCACCCTACCATCAAATTCACGGCCGAAATATCAGAGAACGAGATTACTTTCCTCCACAGGGTGGTgttcaaaggagaaagatttaaaaaagaatCCATTTTGGACATCAAAACTCACTACAAATCTACTAAAACCTTTCAATATACACATTTCAACTCGTGCCATCCACCCGGCgtgaaaaatggtttcattaaaGGCGAAGCAATGAGACTGCTTAGAACTAACTCctcaaaaaaaacatttgaggAGAGCcttgtgaaattcaaacaacaccTGAAGACACGCGGCTATCCTAAAACAGTCATAGAAAGGTCCCTTTCAGGGGTTAACTTTGCTGCTAGACCATCGGCTttaacacaaaataaaaaggctaaagagaggattttgccttttgttacTACGTACCACCCAGCAGTGAACAACCTCAAACAAACACTGATGGGACAATGGAGTCTActacaaaatcagcctttgctAAAcaccatttatttgaaacctccgaTAATATCGTGcaaaagaggtaaatctctAAAAGAGTACgcttgttagatcaaaaatctaactgTAAGGTTATCATGCGAGGCGACCTCAAAACCACACTAGGAgtccgtgcaggcctgtcactcACTTGCTCTCTCACCTAGATGTGTTTTGAGTCCCCTAATTTATAGGGGACGGGAGCAGGACTAAATAGGGCGGGAGCCGGGAGATAAAGGTACGGGAAGTGGGAGAGCAAGGTACGCGAAGCGGGAGGTTCTGACCCCCCTGTCCgcgcccccccccccaccttGGACGCTGGGAAAACAAGATGCCAAGTGGCAACTATCCCACGGATATTGGGAGTAACGGTAATGATAGTTGGGGGTTATCAGCCGTAAACAAGCCAAGCTGATGTCCATTTACGACTTTAAATATTTGTCGCCTATGTTTTAGCGCTGCAAAATAGTTACAAAGTACGAAAAAACATTTAAGGACGAAGCATCGTCCCCGATGCAATAACAGCAATTAATGTTATTCTTAAAACTTCGAAATGAGTGACTGATTTATTTCTTCTCGGCTATAACTGAAAGGCAAACATCACATGAACATATACGTCTACTTTCAGTGCTTTCTCAACTGATATAGCTTTGAAAAACCGCGTGATCAGTGCACACACATCATGGTAAATGTAGGGAACGCAATTATAGCCAGCGGAAGCTCTAaggcaaaagcaaaaaattgagGTCTAGCTTAGTCTTTCCGAAAAATGTCAAACTCTTCCTTAGCTTTAAGAGTTTCGAAAATACGCCTATAGCGCTATTCCGAAACATAAGGGAAATCTATTGAGATACACGGTGCAAAAATCCAAGGTCATATTCGAAAATTCTAGCTCACCTTACTTTACTGAAAATACTCGTTGGGTGGGCTGTTATGCGCATGTGTGAGCAGACATTTGAGTGTCAGGCCAGAGATGAGTTAATGGAATTGAAATCTTTTTTAATAGAGAAgcaacaaagaagaaattgtttttaatgtcAACTAACTTGCCCGTAGTTGCTAAAAGTTTGGAGCGACCCAAGACCACATGATAATAATGTTTAACATTTCTATAATGTCtaatatttctatagcgcaaattagcatatgaatatgatcaaatgcgctttacaattctagcgcaaatcaaatcaacattacccaaatcactattttacaattattattccacaaatcaagtcaaatgaaatcaaatcaaatgttggtttttgatgagaggggaaaaccggagaacccggggaaaaacctctcatagcagggtagagaaccaacaaacacGATCCACATATGACGGcgagtgcggaaatcgaacccgggccacattggtggaaggcaagtgctctcaccactatgCCAACATTACCACCAAACCGAACAAAAGCGTTTCAAAAccaccaacacagaacgacCCAAAATCACCGACGAGACAAAACGATCAAAGACCGAACACCTTGAGTCCATGCTGTGTATTAGGAAATCAATAAATATAGTgtaaccatagttagtagatgATGTAACCACAGCGgacaattaaaataaactaTGTTTGGGCATACTAAATTCAACTTCCTTCCtataatgattattttaaaCTGAACAAACAAGATCCTGCTAAAATAAAACGCGATGTTCTTGTTTCGCATTAAAACACTTCTTCCATTCAAAACGGGACGTGAAACGTACTTTCTTTTAAGGTTACGATTTGGATAGAATTTAATTGCACAACAATTCCCAGGCTTATGCAAGAATTAGGGATTAGTGTACTTTTAATAAAGTCAACTGCTATGATAATTTGTCACTTCCACGCTGGGAGGGTCCAAATCGTTACCATGCCTCCCCAAGTAAGAGCTATTTTGTACAGCGTACGCGGTTGCTGATTAAAATCGAAGTTTGAATGCGTAAACCGAGTAGTCATCGTACCATGATTAACTGCTCGAAAAGGTCAAGCATGTACTGACAAATGAGCGATTGTAGTGGAGTTGGAATAGGTTTTGGAGACCAACGAGCAGCATACAGTTGACCCTATAATCCATTGATGGTTCAGCTAAACACAAATTTGAGCCGACCCCGACGATGTAAAGATATTCAGTTCTGTCAGTGACCAGCCTTGAATAAGTTTTAGTTCAGCAGGTGAAACTCGACAAAATGCCATTTAAACAGGCTAGGACATTTGAACCAAGATCACATTCGACTTAAGGTAGGCGAGCTATATTGTAACCCTATCGAGCGCACACTCATCCCCTGTGAATCGCTGACAAAGGGGAATTACTGTTGAGATAAGTACACAGACAATGATTTATGCATAAAAAGTATTCATTTCCTGAAATTACTGCGTAGTGCTTTGACCATCGCTTTTTCGAtaaatgcaaaatgaaaacatacATTTCGTCTAGGCTGCCAGTGGAAATGCAAATCAAATCTTAACTATCACGCACTGATGACATAAGGCTttataacataaaaaaaaatgtgtgaaCAAACATTTGAGTGTCAGGCTAGAGATGAGTTAATGGATGTGAAGTCTTTTTCAATAAAGAagcaacaaagaaattgtttttaatgtcAACTAACTTGCTCGTAGTTATCAACGGACCCAAGACCACCAGACAGAACAAAAGCGATTCAAAACCACCATCATAGAACGACCCATAAGGTTCTACAACATAAAAcattagaaacaaaaaaacacttcttcCTCTCGATTACGCCGTTAGGAATGGTCGTGCTGACAATCATCTCACCGGCAGCGCCTGGTTTGTAAAtcccatttgcaaatatggcaTAAATGACGACTGGATAGGCCTGTTCAGGAACATTTTCTTGTGCAAGTTGAATGGTTAAACTCTGTCCAGGAGTAAGGTTGTGCACCTTACCGTTAAGAGGATGGGTATCATTCACCTGCAAAGAAGCGCACTCTATTATCCATATCATAGAAAGTAGCCGATACTAGTTCAGAAAACAGCTCCTATGACATTAGAGAGTTAAAGCAACAAGAATGGCAAGGGCAACGAGGACGGTTactttaaaatacaatttcGTGTTATTGTAGTCCCTTTGTTATTGTCATCACAAGTTTTTTTTGACGCGACAGAGGCGTGGCAGTTCGCTAAGAACGAAACTGGCATGAACACTGCTTAATATAGcagagaaaatggaaatttattttgaattgtTGACGTTCTCCATGAAATCTAACATTCGTCGATTTCacgtttttcatttcttgcagACCACGgcaaagaaatgtacaaaaatgaaaaaacgcGAGTGAAGAGCGTGCGAAGCTATTCAGTTTTTTTGCCCAGTCCTCGTTGCTTTTGTAAGCATAAGTGGACTTTTTTGGACAGCCAAAGAGCATGCTAGCTCGATACCTAACCTCCAGACtcttgatttgaaaagaaTTTTACCTAAACTTGCGTATTCGTAGCTTAGGTTGCTTAGTTATAGTTATAGTATAATTTAACATTGTTTATTGCTTCAATCGCATCAAAGTCAATAAAAAACTGTATTGTAATGTGTTGTATTGGACAAGGCTCAACGAACAAATTCATCTAAAAAAGCCTTTGACGCAGATTTCTATTTTCGTTGTAACGCATAAAGAGTATTTAAAGTGATTTTTTTATCACCTACAAGAATAGGGTCTGTTCGGTTATCTTTGCTGAAGTTGGGGTGACCAAAAGTCTCAGGAAATAAAATCttcctttcaaaaataccTAGCTGAAAATTACCGTCCATGGCCTTCATGGCAATTTACTTGCTTTCTGAAAATGCTAGCTGTCCCTTTTGAgggtcaaaaattgcaaatctATAACGcttctgaaaacaaaaggtaCTAATTTCCCATGGTTACgaatattttagctgacgttTGAATTGAGAAGTCTTAGTTTTTTGGTAACATAGAATACGAAAACCTTGGGCAGTTTGAACATTTCGTTGCAGCGTCTCGTATTGTTGCTTAAATTACAAGACTAGTTATTTGCCGCCTACATTTGTTGTACTGTTGATCATATCCTTATCGTACATCTTGAAACAATTCAAGGCAGCCGAAGAGCAACTATTAAAAGCATTCTGATATCAAAAAGAAATGCGAAGTACTTAAACACTCTCTTAGCAGTTGTTACTTACATAAGACATGCTGGTAGGGTACAAAGACCAAACGTCAAAAGGCGTTAAAGGTGAGGAAAATCCTacgaagaaagaaaaggaaaaaatcagATGTTGAAGTGAGTCGTACGACATTTTAGCTTTTAACTGCAAGATTAAGATTGAAATAAGAGGTATATCGTAAACTTTTTACGTTCTTATTATCCTTTCGATTAATCGTCCCTCTCTCTCTATCCCTCAATCTCTGCTCTCTTTTTTCTTGATCTGCAATACTGTTAATCGGTGATCGCGTAAAATGAGCCTACATAACCTGACTCAAAAGTGAACTTACCAATTCAGAGACTTAAAAAGGACAAGAAAGCCAACCACTGAGTAAACGAGGTGAAACGAGTTTGATTTATATACTGTTTTCGCTCTCGTGATCAATGAAGATGTTTTTCAAtcaacacaaaagaaaatgttagcATAAGAATAGAATTCAATTCCCAGAGGAATAattggggacaccaacatggccgccgttcctttgtttagggacaccaacatggctacAGTGAcatcacgtgaaaacactTGGGTTATTGCCAAGCgtgaggtcaagatggctggatattggccaagTTCTTGTTTTTCGCGTGTGTATAGACTGAGACAAAGTCGGGTGGCAATTACAGCCCGGGATTTTGTCCATCTTGCCTTGCTCGCGGAGCTAGTCATATAATATGGGCTCATTTAAAGAGCATATGacatgaacacagttttttgcTAGTAAAGAGAGCATTAATTAAAAAcccgaaaattgaaaatttgagagaaTTCGGATAAAACGCTACAAAGTTACAGCTATTTTAATACAACGTATTTTCCCTTAATTTTTGGTACCCTTACGTAAGTGCACTGGGACCGAGTGTGTCGTCATCTTGTTGGTTAAGTTTTGCCGCGCTGCACAATCTTCGCTAAAGCGTGAGTGAAAACATTCGTCAATATGTCAGATTTTGAGTCAGAAAATAGCTGTTTATCAAGCAATTCAGACACAGCATCAAATACATCAGACACATGAAAATATGAACTTGCATGAAGATACAGATAGCTTGAACGATACCGAAGTTATCGAGTCTCTATTCACGCCGTACACAGACGAGCCGATCGCGCCATAAGTCTATGCCGCAACAGAATATGACAATGAAGATCCTGACTTGATTAGCTGCAAAGACTCTTGCTGACGGAGAAGATGGTTTAATTCCACTCGCAAACTGGTaggaatgttttctttttattaaaaCTATAGAAATATACTTATGATCTCGAAGAAGTGTAACACAAGCTTGTATCTTCGCGGGTGTAAATGTAAACATCGCAAGACGGAGAATCCAGGCGGCGCTATGGAGCATCGATGTTGCATTGAATTTTTAAACGTTAAAGGGAAATTAGTTTTCGATGGATCGATCGAAAACCTCGATAGTTTAATTCAACACGAGGAGTATAAAGCCATCACGAACAAGGCTGTGCTTGAGAATGTCGCGCCGTTGCTGATGGTCGATCGGGACCGTCGATCGTACCGACGCCGATCTGGAGTCACACACAACGAGTAGGTGATTTTCAATTTGCTAGCGTgcgaacaaaaaaatcaaaacatatTAAACTAGTGTGATAAGTGTAAGTGGATCGAGTAATTATGCATTAGAACAATTATCACAACTGAATGATAACAGTCATAACATGAGTTAACAAGTTGTTTTGTCTTTAGCACTTTTATCTACACGGACGTTAGCCACAACcacttattattactattttttatCTTGCATAGGTTTCTTCGATCAGTGGCTTACCGGTGGACTTTTAGATGGCTGTGTGGCTATAATATGGGCTGGGAAAACAGACTTCCGCTGTTTGCATGTATATATTGCGACATTAGAACATAACAAGGTATCGGACAAGACACAGCCAAGATGATACAGACAATCTTAGACTTTCCGTTTCATAAAAAGGAGAACCAATTCTATGTTAAAATATTGTTGAACTCTTTACTATAACTTGCCTTGAAATGATATATCTTCTATTATACACTTGTTTAATCATTCTTATTGCAAACTTGCTGTGAATGTCACTTACATGtatgtaaatataaatataaagaagaagtgaattgtttctttttaaatatttctttgctgtATTACATTATACGCTTTTGGAAATAAAGTGACACGAATTTTGTCCACTTTGCCCTCGTTTCAGGATCGCATGGAAACTGATTTATCGTCACTCCATGATTATAGCTTGTGTTTTTACAACTTATTTCGTTTTTAATTTGTAGCCAGCTACACGGTATCTACCTTGTATTTGTTCTGTTTTCGAGCCGAAGCTGTTAACGAACCAACAAGATGACGTCACGAACTGCGTTTTTGGTCACGTGATCAGGTTTTGGCCGAGCAGCAAAAAGGACCAAATTTTGAGCGGAAAATTGGCAAATTCAAACGGTCGTAACTTCGCGTTGTTTTATCAGAAttctctcaaattttcaagttaGAGTTTTTGAGTAATAATCTCTTTACTgacaaaaaactgtgttcatgtCATATGCTCTTTAAAGGGAAACAGTCAGCTTTGAGACCGCGCTACCCTGGACACTAGTtttctaactttgaaaaaaggttaccTCAACCCGAAATCAAAGTTACGCGTGGAGTATATCTATAAATCCGCATCAAGCTTCTCAGTGTTTTGCGCTATTTTTAATTGTCCACTGAAGAACCGGTTCTTGAGTGTGCTTTTGTTCATTCTATGATATTATTTTATCACATTTGGTTTAAAACATTGTGGATCGCGTCTCCAAAAGAACATGAATAGAAGAGGTGGGAACGTGAAGGTGCCGGGCGGAAGAAATCGCCtgccttggccaaaataacGGGAGAAATTAATCAAAAGAATTGGAGAGCAAATCagcaatatatatatttggaaAACTGTGTTTTCTCGACCTGGCGAAAGGTCCGTGCGGAAGGAACCTTCGTAAACGATTCAAACTTTGTGTCATGGCAAATAGCTTCTCGGTTTGTAGCTCCGAACGAAGACGTCAACAGTGATCAGTGCCAgctttttaatatatttagagcagtgttcaatatttacactggaaagaaatgttctgaaTATCCCTTGATCTCTTTTGTGGAATGAACGACATGAAAGCGGCCCGACCATCCAAGAGAGCAAGACTGACCAAAGAAGGTCCTCTGTGCTCTTGGCGCGCGAATTACGGTATATTATTCAATACATTTACACTTTCTCGCACTCATGTCCTTTGCCATGATTATTTCCAAGTCCATCAACTTCGACTCCATtgggaaaatgcagaaatgttCCCGATTTTCCGACTGTAAGTCCGAGCCGATGTGAAAGGTTAGtgacaaattgaaaaattgctttctatttcttttgtttatagtCTCAGAGATCTTGTCCTTCGCTGCTCTAAAATTCCTCTGAATTAGCGAAGGTACACACCAGGTTACCAATGCAATTTAAATTTGTGGACTTTGTCGTAGCATTAGcctgttcaaaaacaaattttttgtgtcgattatttaattatttctgtGCGTTGGCTGATCTCAATTGAAGAGGAACCTTACCACGATAACAAGTTGTTTATCTATAGCCTCAATGGCCCAATTTATACTAGAGACGGATAATCCGTCTGGACGAATTATCCGTCTGGTCGTTGAATCCGCCCAGTATAAATGCGAGACGAACTGTAAAGCACAGTATTAGTTCGTCTCATAGTTCGTCCTGTTTATACTGGACGGATTATGTAAGTCTCTTCTATAAAATCAATAGACAAAAGGCAGCTTTGAAATACCTTCGAACTATCTTCGAACACATCATTATTTGCCGACTTCTTTAAAGCAAGTGTTTCCAGTCGAACAGCAAACTGGTTCTTTTCGTCAGCCAAAACAAGAGCAAGGTACTTTAATTCTGTTTGGGTCCACGCACGCTCCTTCTTTGGTGCTGGTTTCCCCGCCATCTTTCTTCTGTGGGCTTTGTTCAGGTAATTGGTTTATGCGAACACATTTTGTATCCTACTGCTAAAAGACCGCTGGCTTTATGTATCGAGGTGTTGATTCCGGCATCTAAGTTCGTCTGTCGCTGCATTTATACACACAGACGGATCAAGTTATCCGTCCTGACGGATTATCCACCTTAGTTCGTCTGCCATGTCGAACTAAACAGATAGTTCGTCTTGACGGATGATCCGTCTGTTGCCCGTATTTATACACGGACGGATTATCAGACGAACTGAAAAATTcttgcccaagttcgtccagacggatTATCCGTCTCTAGTGTAAATTGGGCCAATGACAACAAAGTAAAATCCCGGTAATTAAAATAACTTGGTTTGCGTAGATGTAATTCATTcacatttccaaatttctgtaaattgtttgaatcaCTTCGACTGAGTATCACTAGCACAAATGGAAATCGGCCTAAAGCATGTTTTAGTAATATTATCTCGCCTTACTTTAGCAGGATTTGCAAAGTTTCCCGCACCGACAAGCTTCGATACAG is a window from the Acropora palmata chromosome 14, jaAcrPala1.3, whole genome shotgun sequence genome containing:
- the LOC141866765 gene encoding uncharacterized protein LOC141866765, coding for MALSFANIFMAEIETTLIQQSETKPKEWRRYIDDIFSLWDSDKRDVDKFIEQANKYHPTIKFTAEISENEITFLHRVVFKGERFKKESILDIKTHYKSTKTFQYTHFNSCHPPGVKNGFIKGEAMRLLRTNSSKKTFEESLVKFKQHLKTRGYPKTVIERSLSGVNFAARPSALTQNKKAKERILPFVTTYHPAVNNLKQTLMGQWSLLQNQPLLNTIYLKPPIISCKRGKSLKEYAC